Proteins from a single region of Acidovorax sp. NCPPB 3576:
- a CDS encoding LysR family transcriptional regulator, translating to MDSFSGLESFVRAADLSSFAQAGRALGISASAVGKNIARLEQQLGLRLFQRTTRQVRLTQEGALFHERCRRILDELQDARAMMQAAVQAPRGRLRVSLPVIGYRFLLPVLPEFKARYPDVELELDFNDRLVDVVEEGLDVVIRSGDLPDSGLVARRLGPFRFVLVASPQYLARRGTPQVPADLAQHACLIFRFPSGGKLHDWVLPGLPQPLPTELVCNNMEAMRGAAIAGMGVAYMPDFLARDAIERGELRQVLATHLVHTGQFSALWPSSRQLSPKVRAFVDFIGERLFKATPAPAPD from the coding sequence ATGGACAGCTTCAGCGGCCTCGAATCGTTTGTGCGCGCAGCCGATCTGTCGAGCTTCGCGCAGGCCGGGCGCGCGCTCGGCATCTCGGCCTCGGCCGTGGGCAAGAACATCGCGCGGCTGGAGCAGCAGCTCGGCCTGCGGCTGTTCCAGCGCACCACGCGCCAGGTGCGCCTCACGCAGGAGGGCGCGCTCTTTCACGAGCGCTGCCGCCGCATCCTGGATGAGCTGCAGGACGCCCGCGCGATGATGCAGGCGGCCGTGCAGGCCCCGCGCGGGCGCCTGCGGGTGAGCCTGCCGGTCATCGGCTACCGCTTTCTGCTGCCGGTGCTGCCCGAGTTCAAGGCCCGCTACCCCGACGTGGAACTGGAGCTGGACTTCAACGACCGCCTGGTGGACGTGGTGGAGGAAGGCCTGGACGTGGTCATCCGCAGCGGCGACCTGCCCGACTCGGGCCTGGTGGCGCGCCGGCTGGGGCCGTTCCGCTTCGTGCTGGTGGCCTCGCCACAGTACCTGGCCCGGCGCGGCACGCCGCAGGTGCCGGCCGACCTGGCGCAGCACGCCTGCCTGATCTTTCGCTTTCCCAGCGGCGGCAAGCTGCACGACTGGGTGCTGCCCGGCCTGCCGCAGCCGCTGCCGACCGAGCTGGTGTGCAACAACATGGAGGCCATGCGCGGTGCAGCCATCGCCGGCATGGGCGTGGCGTACATGCCCGACTTCCTGGCGCGGGATGCCATCGAGCGGGGCGAGCTGCGGCAGGTGCTGGCCACGCACCTGGTGCACACCGGGCAGTTCTCGGCCCTGTGGCCGTCGAGCCGGCAGCTGTCGCCCAAGGTGCGGGCGTTCGTGGACTTCATCGGCGAGCGGCTGTTCAAGGCAACGCCCGCACCCGCGCCGGATTGA
- a CDS encoding ABC transporter substrate-binding protein, whose amino-acid sequence MRIRFIASLVAAAFAVSGVAHADQLADIKKKGELVVGVLGTDEPNSFIDPKTRELIGYDIDLGKAIARKIGVKPVFKQLAVAARIPELQQGHVDILAASLTHNKEREAQIDFSLTTFVTGQKVLVKKASGIQDVADLAGKRVVTVKGGTQEPNVRKAVPTVDVVTFETTQQAFLALQQGKGVGYVNDESSLIDDFGKLGERNKDYAILPTNLSVEPLALGIKKGETAVKSIVDDTLRELEKSGEAEKIFFKWYGPGTKIQFTTRPFKFESDKIDG is encoded by the coding sequence ATGCGCATCCGCTTCATCGCATCCCTGGTCGCCGCCGCGTTCGCCGTATCGGGCGTGGCCCACGCCGACCAGCTGGCCGACATCAAAAAGAAGGGCGAGCTGGTCGTCGGCGTGCTGGGCACCGACGAACCCAACAGCTTCATCGACCCCAAGACGCGCGAGCTGATCGGCTATGACATCGACCTGGGCAAGGCGATCGCCAGGAAGATCGGCGTCAAGCCCGTGTTCAAGCAACTGGCCGTGGCCGCGCGCATTCCCGAGCTGCAGCAGGGCCACGTGGACATCCTGGCCGCATCGCTCACCCACAACAAGGAGCGCGAGGCTCAGATCGATTTCTCGCTGACCACCTTCGTCACCGGCCAGAAGGTGCTGGTCAAGAAGGCCAGCGGCATCCAGGACGTGGCGGACCTGGCCGGCAAGCGCGTGGTGACGGTCAAGGGCGGCACGCAGGAGCCCAACGTGCGCAAGGCCGTGCCCACCGTGGACGTGGTGACGTTCGAGACGACGCAGCAGGCGTTCCTCGCGCTGCAGCAGGGCAAGGGCGTGGGCTACGTGAACGACGAGTCCTCGCTGATCGACGACTTCGGCAAGCTGGGCGAGCGCAACAAGGACTACGCCATCCTGCCCACCAACCTGAGCGTGGAGCCGCTGGCGCTGGGCATCAAGAAGGGCGAGACCGCCGTGAAATCCATTGTGGACGACACGCTGCGCGAGCTGGAGAAATCCGGCGAGGCCGAGAAGATCTTCTTCAAGTGGTACGGACCCGGCACCAAGATCCAATTCACCACCCGCCCCTTCAAGTTCGAATCGGACAAGATCGACGGCTGA
- a CDS encoding amino acid ABC transporter permease, producing the protein MPLFDYSLLLSGQYHLMMVGGLLLSLQLLAVSLVLALTLALVVALLRLAPVAPLRWAGFAFVEGMRNVPLLAHMLFWYFGAPELLPEAAKQWLYDSGHAEAAAAVVALSLYTAAFMAEDIRSGIRAVPTVQTEAGRALGLGFLATMRRVVLPQALRVTVPPLISQALNLWKNTSIATVIGVAELMYQAAKVESATFRSIEAFAFASAAYLTVSLLITGLASWYHHRYPVRTVG; encoded by the coding sequence ATGCCCTTGTTTGACTACTCCTTGCTGCTGAGCGGCCAGTACCACCTCATGATGGTGGGCGGTCTGCTGCTGTCGCTGCAGCTGCTGGCCGTCTCGCTGGTGCTGGCCCTGACCCTGGCCCTGGTCGTGGCGCTCCTGCGCCTGGCGCCGGTGGCGCCCCTGCGCTGGGCCGGCTTCGCCTTCGTGGAGGGCATGCGCAACGTGCCGCTGTTGGCGCACATGCTGTTCTGGTACTTCGGCGCGCCCGAGCTGCTGCCCGAGGCCGCGAAGCAGTGGCTGTACGACAGCGGCCATGCCGAGGCGGCCGCGGCCGTCGTCGCGCTTTCGCTGTACACCGCGGCCTTCATGGCCGAGGACATCCGCAGCGGCATCCGCGCGGTGCCCACGGTGCAGACGGAGGCGGGGCGGGCCCTGGGCCTGGGGTTCCTCGCCACCATGCGGCGCGTGGTGCTGCCGCAGGCGCTGCGCGTGACCGTGCCGCCCCTCATCTCGCAGGCACTGAACCTCTGGAAGAACACCTCCATCGCCACCGTGATCGGCGTGGCCGAACTCATGTACCAGGCGGCCAAGGTGGAAAGCGCCACGTTCCGCAGCATCGAGGCGTTCGCCTTCGCGAGCGCCGCCTACCTCACGGTGTCGCTGCTCATCACGGGCCTGGCGAGTTGGTACCACCACCGCTACCCCGTGCGGACGGTTGGATGA
- a CDS encoding amino acid ABC transporter permease — translation MLELIDTYWLYFLVGQYPNGPLGGLALTLLLAAGALLLALPLGVLFGLARVSPWRSVRWPVTAIVFVVRGTPLLMVVFWAYFFLPSVTGVKTDQFTTMLVALVVFNAAYLAEIVRAGIRGLPRGQMECARALGLSYPRAMRRVVLPQALRNMLPSLVNQFVVTIKETSLGYIIGLTEVAFIATQINTQVFIRPAEVFGILGLTYFVLCFGLSRLAYALERRLARRAAPSPSSGLRTT, via the coding sequence ATGCTGGAGCTGATTGACACCTACTGGCTGTACTTCCTGGTCGGCCAGTACCCCAATGGCCCGCTGGGCGGCCTGGCGCTCACGCTGCTGCTGGCGGCGGGCGCCCTGTTGCTGGCGCTGCCGCTGGGCGTGCTGTTCGGCCTGGCGCGCGTGAGCCCGTGGCGCTCGGTGCGCTGGCCGGTGACGGCCATCGTCTTCGTGGTGCGCGGCACGCCGCTTTTGATGGTGGTGTTCTGGGCCTATTTCTTCCTGCCCAGCGTGACGGGGGTGAAGACCGACCAGTTCACCACCATGCTGGTGGCGCTCGTGGTGTTCAACGCGGCCTACCTGGCCGAGATCGTGCGCGCGGGCATCCGGGGCCTGCCGCGCGGGCAGATGGAGTGCGCCCGCGCCCTGGGCCTGTCCTACCCCCGCGCCATGCGCCGGGTGGTGCTGCCGCAGGCGCTGCGCAACATGCTGCCGTCGCTGGTGAACCAGTTCGTCGTCACCATCAAGGAGACCTCGCTGGGCTACATCATCGGGCTCACGGAGGTGGCCTTCATCGCCACGCAGATCAACACCCAGGTCTTCATCCGGCCGGCGGAAGTGTTCGGCATCCTGGGCCTGACCTATTTCGTGCTGTGCTTCGGCCTGTCGCGCCTGGCCTACGCGCTGGAGCGCCGGCTGGCGCGGCGCGCGGCCCCCTCCCCTTCTTCCGGACTCCGAACGACATGA
- a CDS encoding amino acid ABC transporter ATP-binding protein gives MIELHGVNKWYGSYHALVEVTETIAQGEVVVVCGPSGSGKSTLIRTLNRLEPVQGGRILIDGQPIHGPGVDVNALRSRIGFVFQQFNLFPHLSVLHNCTLAPIQLRGLSRQAAEQRALALLERVGLAHKAQAWPSELSGGQQQRVAIARALAMEPPLMLFDEPTSALDPEMVGEVLVAMRDLAQGGMTMVCVTHEMGFAREVADRVLFMDEGRVLERATPADFFGRPQHPRAQQFLSDIRTPFARAA, from the coding sequence ATGATCGAACTGCACGGTGTGAACAAGTGGTACGGCAGCTACCACGCCCTGGTGGAGGTGACCGAAACCATCGCCCAGGGCGAGGTGGTCGTGGTGTGCGGGCCTTCGGGCTCGGGCAAGTCCACGCTGATCCGCACGCTCAACCGGCTCGAACCCGTCCAGGGCGGGCGCATCCTGATCGACGGGCAGCCCATCCACGGGCCGGGCGTGGACGTGAACGCGCTGCGCTCGCGCATCGGCTTCGTGTTCCAGCAGTTCAACCTGTTTCCGCACCTGTCGGTGCTGCACAACTGCACGCTGGCCCCCATCCAGTTGCGTGGCCTGTCGCGCCAGGCGGCCGAGCAGCGGGCCCTGGCCCTGCTGGAGCGCGTGGGCCTGGCGCACAAGGCGCAGGCATGGCCGAGCGAGCTCTCGGGCGGCCAGCAGCAGCGCGTGGCGATCGCCCGCGCCCTGGCCATGGAGCCGCCGCTGATGCTGTTCGACGAGCCCACCAGCGCGCTGGACCCCGAGATGGTGGGCGAGGTGCTGGTGGCCATGCGCGACCTGGCCCAGGGCGGCATGACCATGGTCTGCGTGACGCACGAGATGGGCTTTGCCCGCGAAGTGGCCGACCGCGTGCTCTTCATGGACGAAGGCCGCGTGCTGGAGCGCGCCACGCCGGCCGACTTCTTCGGCCGCCCGCAGCACCCGCGCGCGCAGCAGTTCCTGTCGGACATCCGCACGCCGTTCGCGCGGGCGGCATAG
- a CDS encoding ABC transporter permease, translating into MNLSFFRIGWRTLWRDLRAGELRLLIVAVTLAVAALTSVGFFADRLQGGLQRDALQLLGGDVVVASDNPTPAAFVERAKAAGLSAVTTLGFPTMGRASDAQGGASRLVALKSVEPGYPLRGSLQVADAPGAPARATRDIPAPGEVWVDAPVLGSLGLQMGDSLLLGDAQLRIARIIAIEPDRGAGFMSFAPRVMVNALDLPATGLVQPASRLTYRFAVAGEARAVKQFGDWAAEAVKAPEVHGVRVESLDSGRPEMRQTLDRAQKFLNLVALLAALLSAVAVALAARGFANEHLDAAALLRVLGQSQRTIAGGYVVEFALIGLFASALGVLLGYAVHHVFVLLLAGLVETALPAPSLWPVAFGLGMGLTLMFAFGLPPVLQLSQVPPLRVIRRDLGGLKPASLAVLGVGVAGFAALLLAVSSDLKLGLIAVGGFAGAVLLFAGLAWGAVKLLRRSVNEATAPRWLVLATRQISARPVYAVVQVSSLAVGLLALVLLVLLRTDLISSWQRSTPADAPNRFVINVMPDQSEAFQKALRDGGVSQYDWYPMIRGRLVAINGREVGPADYTEDRAKRLVDREFNLSNAEQAPTHNPVVAGRWTPGEKDSVSVEDGIAETLGLKLGDTLRFDIGGVVSEARITSLRKVDWGSLRANFFVMYTVGQLPPELPVTYLAAYRAPATPGFDNTLVRAFPNITNVDMSATLAQVQGVLAQVIRAVEFLFGFTLAAGLVVLFAAVTATREERAREFAIMRAVGARASLLRQVQRAELAGVGLLAGFLASVVAVAVGWALARYVFDFAWTATPWVPIIGALAGAVLALAAGWWGLRDVLRRPVVETLRRAAE; encoded by the coding sequence ATGAACCTGTCCTTCTTCCGAATCGGCTGGCGCACGCTGTGGCGTGATCTGCGGGCTGGCGAATTGCGTCTTCTCATCGTGGCGGTCACGCTGGCCGTGGCGGCCCTCACCTCGGTGGGCTTCTTTGCCGACCGGCTGCAGGGCGGGTTGCAGCGCGATGCGCTGCAGTTGCTGGGCGGCGACGTGGTGGTGGCCAGCGACAACCCCACGCCGGCGGCGTTCGTCGAGCGGGCCAAGGCTGCGGGCCTGTCCGCGGTGACGACGCTGGGGTTTCCCACCATGGGCCGCGCGAGCGATGCGCAGGGCGGCGCCAGCCGGCTGGTGGCGCTCAAAAGCGTGGAGCCGGGCTATCCGCTGCGCGGCAGCCTGCAGGTGGCCGATGCGCCGGGTGCGCCCGCGCGGGCCACGCGCGACATTCCGGCGCCCGGCGAGGTGTGGGTGGATGCGCCGGTGCTGGGCTCGCTGGGCCTGCAGATGGGCGATTCGCTGCTGCTGGGCGACGCGCAGTTGCGCATCGCCCGCATCATCGCCATCGAGCCGGACCGGGGCGCGGGCTTCATGAGCTTTGCGCCGCGCGTCATGGTCAATGCGCTGGACCTGCCGGCCACCGGGCTGGTGCAGCCGGCCAGCCGGCTCACCTACCGCTTTGCCGTGGCGGGCGAGGCGCGGGCGGTCAAGCAGTTCGGCGACTGGGCTGCTGAAGCCGTGAAGGCGCCCGAGGTGCACGGCGTGCGCGTGGAGTCGCTGGACAGCGGCCGCCCCGAGATGCGCCAGACGCTGGACCGGGCGCAGAAATTCCTCAACTTGGTGGCGCTGCTCGCGGCGCTGCTGTCGGCGGTGGCGGTGGCGCTGGCGGCGCGCGGCTTTGCCAACGAGCACCTCGATGCGGCGGCGCTGCTGCGCGTGCTGGGTCAGAGCCAGCGCACCATTGCGGGCGGTTACGTGGTCGAGTTCGCGCTGATCGGGCTGTTCGCCAGCGCGCTGGGCGTGTTGCTGGGCTACGCGGTGCACCACGTGTTCGTGCTGCTGCTGGCGGGACTGGTGGAAACGGCGCTGCCCGCGCCCAGCCTGTGGCCGGTGGCGTTCGGCTTGGGGATGGGCCTCACGCTGATGTTCGCCTTCGGGCTGCCGCCGGTGCTGCAGCTGTCGCAGGTGCCGCCACTGCGCGTGATCCGGCGTGACCTGGGCGGTCTGAAACCCGCCTCGCTGGCGGTGCTGGGCGTGGGCGTGGCGGGGTTCGCCGCGCTGCTGCTGGCGGTCAGCAGCGACCTGAAGCTGGGCCTCATCGCCGTGGGCGGTTTCGCGGGGGCGGTGCTGCTTTTTGCGGGGCTGGCCTGGGGCGCGGTGAAGCTCTTGCGCCGCAGCGTGAACGAGGCCACGGCCCCGCGCTGGCTGGTGCTGGCCACGCGGCAGATCTCGGCGCGGCCGGTGTATGCGGTGGTGCAGGTCAGCAGCCTCGCGGTGGGGCTGCTCGCGCTGGTGCTGCTGGTGCTGTTGCGCACCGATCTGATCAGCAGCTGGCAGCGCTCCACGCCGGCCGATGCGCCCAACCGCTTCGTGATCAACGTCATGCCCGACCAGTCGGAGGCTTTTCAGAAGGCGCTGCGCGACGGCGGCGTGTCGCAGTACGACTGGTATCCCATGATCCGCGGCCGGCTCGTGGCCATCAACGGGCGCGAGGTGGGCCCGGCCGACTACACCGAAGACCGCGCCAAGCGCCTGGTGGACCGCGAGTTCAACCTGTCGAACGCCGAGCAGGCGCCCACCCACAACCCCGTGGTGGCCGGCCGCTGGACGCCGGGCGAGAAGGATTCGGTGAGCGTGGAGGACGGCATCGCCGAGACGCTGGGCCTCAAGCTCGGCGACACGCTGCGTTTTGACATCGGCGGGGTGGTCAGCGAGGCGCGCATCACCAGCCTGCGCAAGGTGGACTGGGGCTCGCTGCGCGCCAACTTCTTCGTGATGTACACGGTGGGCCAGCTGCCGCCGGAGCTGCCGGTGACCTACCTGGCGGCCTACCGCGCGCCTGCCACGCCGGGCTTCGACAACACGCTGGTGCGGGCGTTTCCCAACATTACCAACGTGGACATGAGCGCCACGCTGGCCCAGGTGCAGGGCGTGCTCGCGCAGGTGATCCGCGCGGTGGAGTTCCTCTTCGGCTTCACGCTGGCCGCGGGGCTGGTGGTGCTGTTCGCCGCCGTGACGGCCACGCGCGAGGAGCGGGCGCGCGAGTTCGCCATCATGCGGGCCGTGGGCGCGCGCGCCAGCCTGCTGCGCCAGGTGCAGCGGGCCGAGCTGGCCGGCGTGGGGCTGCTGGCGGGCTTTCTCGCCAGCGTGGTGGCGGTGGCGGTGGGCTGGGCGCTGGCGCGCTACGTGTTCGACTTCGCCTGGACGGCCACGCCCTGGGTGCCGATCATCGGCGCGCTGGCCGGGGCCGTGCTGGCGCTGGCCGCAGGCTGGTGGGGTTTGCGCGATGTGCTGCGCCGCCCGGTGGTGGAGACGCTGCGCCGCGCGGCGGAGTAG
- the yjjJ gene encoding type II toxin-antitoxin system HipA family toxin YjjJ, translating to MESLGARQPTVSRALKLLGDEVVQIGAARSIQYALRDAARAQLQAPVYRVSAEGQLQALGTLIPVAPEGFVMVQADGKRVHSDGLPWWIFDMRPQGYLGRAYNQRHGARLGLPERLSDWGDTHVLRALLLQGDDLPGNLLLGAAAREQFVNAPAPLPIPTARRPQAYVDLAAAATRGELQGSSAAGEQPKFTAYVQPETGPAVHTIVKFSASLPTLVSERWRDLLLAEHIALQVLGDAGIPASLTRVIDHGTQRFLEVQRFDRVGGLGRRALHTLAALDAEFVGHGGRWPEIAQALARERIIVPEALEGACLLWAFGTLIGNTDMHSGNLSFMSEQGRPYQLAPAYDMTPMAFAPTAGGDLPQRKLELNVGQQVSARAWLQALPLAQDFVQRLRGAEGFSGGFGPCLAALQMHVALAAERIGRLVP from the coding sequence ATGGAATCCCTGGGTGCCAGGCAGCCCACGGTATCGCGCGCCCTCAAGTTGCTGGGTGATGAAGTGGTGCAGATCGGGGCTGCAAGATCTATTCAATATGCACTCCGGGATGCGGCCCGGGCACAGCTGCAGGCCCCTGTGTACCGCGTCTCTGCCGAGGGCCAGTTGCAAGCGCTGGGCACACTGATTCCGGTGGCGCCCGAAGGCTTCGTGATGGTGCAAGCCGATGGCAAGCGCGTCCACAGCGATGGATTGCCCTGGTGGATCTTCGACATGCGCCCCCAGGGTTATCTGGGGCGTGCCTACAACCAGCGCCACGGGGCACGTCTCGGGCTCCCTGAACGATTGAGCGACTGGGGAGACACCCATGTGCTGCGCGCCCTGCTGCTTCAGGGAGACGACCTGCCGGGTAACCTTCTTTTGGGTGCGGCGGCACGCGAGCAGTTCGTCAATGCGCCAGCCCCGTTGCCCATCCCAACGGCCCGGAGACCCCAGGCCTACGTGGACCTTGCGGCAGCGGCAACGCGCGGCGAACTGCAGGGATCGTCCGCAGCGGGCGAACAACCGAAATTCACCGCCTACGTGCAACCGGAAACCGGGCCGGCCGTGCACACCATCGTCAAGTTCTCCGCCTCGCTGCCGACCTTGGTGAGCGAGCGCTGGCGCGACCTCCTGCTGGCGGAACACATCGCGCTGCAGGTGCTGGGAGACGCGGGAATCCCCGCATCGCTCACCCGTGTCATCGATCATGGCACGCAGCGGTTTCTCGAAGTGCAGCGCTTCGACCGGGTGGGGGGCCTCGGTCGCCGCGCGCTGCACACTCTCGCGGCGCTGGACGCGGAATTCGTGGGCCATGGTGGCCGATGGCCCGAGATCGCGCAGGCCTTGGCACGCGAGCGGATCATCGTGCCCGAAGCGTTGGAGGGGGCCTGCCTGCTCTGGGCTTTCGGCACCCTGATCGGCAATACCGACATGCACAGCGGCAATCTTTCGTTCATGTCCGAGCAGGGCCGCCCTTATCAACTGGCGCCCGCTTACGACATGACGCCCATGGCCTTCGCACCGACGGCCGGCGGGGATCTTCCGCAGCGCAAGCTGGAGCTGAACGTGGGCCAACAGGTCTCCGCCCGGGCCTGGCTTCAGGCCCTGCCCCTGGCACAGGATTTCGTGCAACGCCTGCGGGGGGCCGAAGGCTTCAGCGGTGGATTCGGGCCTTGCCTTGCCGCCCTGCAAATGCATGTCGCCCTGGCGGCCGAGCGGATCGGTCGGCTGGTCCCATGA
- the fdhD gene encoding formate dehydrogenase accessory sulfurtransferase FdhD: MTPPVPVGHDGVLSTALLSALAELDDPQGVSMPRLAKHLGLPGSAVLRGLHLLSGAAVGGQPGPGWVRVAQDDSRWLAWLTDAGRQHLAVTERKDEAASTEGLDDEGRSLPAPLATRSVQRHPSVPGSAAGAWEDDAVAAEVPVALVFNGLSHAVMMATPADLHAFALGFALSEGLIDQPADCHGIEVHALQAPAGVPAGTATACEVRVDITARCFARLKDKRRSLAGRTGCGVCGIDSLQALDLVPERVTERAWAGALPADAILRAVAAMPARQSLNAAAGAVHAAGWATPGGELTDLLEDVGRHNALDKLIGQLAAQGRLGEDGFVVMSSRASYELVRKCARLDIPLLAAVSAPTSLAIDLAQQAGITLWGLCRPPRAVRYGGAQGSGE; encoded by the coding sequence TTGACGCCGCCCGTGCCGGTGGGCCATGACGGCGTTCTCTCGACCGCGCTGCTGTCGGCGCTGGCCGAACTGGACGACCCGCAGGGCGTCTCCATGCCGCGCCTGGCCAAGCACCTGGGCTTGCCCGGCAGCGCCGTGCTGCGCGGCCTGCACCTGCTGAGCGGCGCGGCCGTGGGCGGCCAGCCGGGCCCCGGCTGGGTGCGCGTGGCGCAGGACGACAGCCGCTGGCTGGCCTGGCTCACTGACGCCGGGCGCCAGCATCTGGCCGTCACGGAAAGGAAGGACGAAGCCGCCAGCACCGAGGGCCTGGACGACGAAGGCCGTTCCCTGCCCGCGCCGCTGGCGACCCGCAGCGTGCAGCGCCATCCCTCGGTGCCCGGCTCGGCCGCAGGCGCGTGGGAAGACGACGCCGTGGCCGCCGAAGTGCCGGTGGCCCTGGTGTTCAACGGCCTCTCGCATGCCGTGATGATGGCCACGCCCGCCGACCTGCACGCCTTCGCCCTCGGCTTCGCTTTGAGCGAGGGCCTCATCGATCAGCCCGCCGATTGCCACGGCATCGAGGTGCATGCGCTGCAGGCGCCCGCCGGGGTGCCGGCCGGCACGGCCACCGCGTGCGAGGTGCGGGTGGACATCACGGCACGCTGCTTCGCACGCCTGAAAGACAAGCGCCGCTCGCTCGCGGGCCGCACGGGTTGCGGCGTGTGCGGCATCGACAGCCTGCAGGCGCTGGATTTGGTGCCCGAACGCGTCACCGAACGCGCATGGGCCGGTGCGCTGCCGGCCGACGCGATATTGCGCGCTGTGGCTGCCATGCCCGCGCGGCAGTCGCTCAATGCCGCGGCCGGCGCCGTCCATGCCGCCGGCTGGGCCACGCCAGGCGGCGAGCTGACCGACCTGCTCGAAGACGTGGGGCGCCACAACGCCCTCGACAAGCTCATCGGCCAATTGGCCGCCCAGGGCCGGCTGGGGGAGGACGGCTTCGTCGTCATGTCCAGCCGGGCGAGCTACGAGCTGGTGCGCAAGTGCGCCCGGCTCGACATTCCCCTGCTGGCCGCCGTGTCGGCCCCGACCTCGCTGGCCATCGATCTGGCGCAGCAGGCCGGAATCACGCTGTGGGGGCTGTGCCGCCCGCCGCGGGCGGTGCGGTACGGGGGCGCGCAAGGGTCGGGCGAATGA